One window from the genome of Salvia miltiorrhiza cultivar Shanhuang (shh) chromosome 7, IMPLAD_Smil_shh, whole genome shotgun sequence encodes:
- the LOC130993038 gene encoding uncharacterized protein LOC130993038, translating into MAMQAGIGLSRIFLIAGAGYTGTIFLKNGKLSDVLGELQNLVRGMEKSGESEGDSDYSDAVATQVRRLAMEVRQLASSRQITVLNGSSTQSNLASLIIPAAAVGTVGYGYMWWKGLSFSDLMYVTKKNIDYAVSNLTKHLEHVSDALAAAKKHLTQRIENLDAKADEQIEISKLIRNEVNDAQADLSQIGFDMNALHQMVSGLDGKMNSLEHKQEFATAGVMYLCSVLNGKRIPLPETLQDQFKLTGNSMQNLMGLRAIVGPPEYNLLTDGTVQDYSSDKLNKTITRTFSYKC; encoded by the exons ATGGCTATGCAAGCTGGGATCGGATTATCCAGGATCTTTCTAATTGCCGGAGCTG GTTACACGGGAACTATATTTTTGAAGAATGGGAAATTATCAGATGTATTGGGTGAGCTGCAG AATTTGGTTAGAGGCATGGAGAAATCGGGCGAATCAGAGGGGGATTCTGATTATTCTGACGCTGTTGCCACCCAG GTCCGTCGATTAGCCATGGAGGTTCGCCAGCTGGCCTCATCTAGGCAGATTACTGTTCTAAATGGGAGCTCTACCCAGA GTAACTTAGCATCTCTAATTATCCCAGCCGCTGCTGTTGGAACTGTGGGTTATGGATACATGTGGTGGAAG GGTCTTTCCTTCTCAGATCTGATGTACGTAACAAAGAAGAATATAGATTATGCTGTTTCAAACTTGACAAAACATTTGGAGCATGTGTCTGATGCTCTTGCT GCAGCAAAAAAACACTTGACTCAGAGAATTGAGAACTTGGATGCAAAAGCCGATGAGCAAATAGAGATTTCTAAATTAATTAGGAATGAG GTCAACGATGCACAGGCTGATCTCTCTCAAATTGGCTTTGACATGAATGCTTTGCACCAGATGGTTTCTGGTTTG GATGGCAAGATGAATTCACTAGAACACAAGCAG GAGTTTGCAACTGCTGGGGTGATGTACCTGTGTAGCGTTCTAAATGGAAAAAGGATACCCTTGCCAGAAACCCTTCAG GATCAATTTAAACTTACTGGAAATTCAATGCAAAATCTCATG GGTCTTAGAGCAATCGTAGGGCCTCCCGAATATAATTTATTGACAGATGGGACTGTTCAAGACTACTCTTCTGATAAGCTCAACAAAACCATAACAAG GACGTTTTCATACAAGTGCTGA